The region GTAATTCAGATAATTTCCGGCAGAGCAGCATCCAGGGCGTTATGAAGCGAATAAAGGCAAAGGGCGCTACTGTAGTGATTTACGAGCCGACACTGAAGGATGGAGAGAGGTTCTTTGGGTCAGTCGTAGTTAATGATCTGGAGAAGTTCAAGGGAATGAGTCAGGCGATTATCGCTAATCGGTATGATAAGTGCTTGGATGACGTGAAAGAGAAAGTGTATACGCGCGACATTTTCCGGCGTGATTAGGAATCCCTATCTTAAATTAATTGGCGGATGGAGGAAGTAATATGTATGAGAGAATAAAAATTATTGTTTGTGCCCATAAGAAATGTAATATGCCGAAAGATCCAATGTATCTACCGCTCCATGTAGGTGCTGCTGGAAAGAAGAATAAGGATGGGAGTCCATTAGATTTTGGTTATGTAAGAGACGATATAGGAGATAATATTTCTGATCGGAATTGTAACTTTGGGACACAGACCGGATTATATTGGGCATGGAAAAACCTTGATGCTGATTACAAGGGATGAAATCGAGCCGATGCTTGATAAATATAAAGTTTTCGTCCCTAAGAAGAGGCGATACTA is a window of Enterocloster clostridioformis DNA encoding:
- a CDS encoding DUF4422 domain-containing protein: MYERIKIIVCAHKKCNMPKDPMYLPLHVGAAGKKNKDGSPLDFGYVRDDIGDNISDRNCNFGTQTGLYWAWKNLDADYKG